The Streptomyces sp. NBC_01268 genome window below encodes:
- a CDS encoding DUF4406 domain-containing protein: protein MTDKPMLILIAGPYRSGTDGDPQAMAANLARLETAAWPVFEAGHLPVIGEWIALPVLRSAGAAPTDPLADRVLYPTADRLLAHCDAVLRLPGDSAGADQDVATARRRGLPVYHDVAEIPRRTPQETA from the coding sequence GTGACCGACAAGCCCATGCTCATCCTGATCGCAGGCCCCTACCGTTCCGGCACCGACGGCGACCCGCAGGCGATGGCAGCCAACCTCGCCCGCCTCGAAACCGCCGCCTGGCCCGTCTTCGAGGCCGGCCACCTCCCCGTCATCGGGGAGTGGATCGCCCTGCCCGTCCTGCGTTCCGCCGGCGCGGCCCCCACCGACCCCCTCGCCGACCGGGTGCTCTACCCGACCGCCGACCGCCTGCTCGCCCACTGCGACGCCGTGCTGCGCCTGCCCGGCGACTCGGCCGGCGCCGACCAGGACGTCGCCACCGCCCGCCGCCGCGGCCTGCCCGTCTACCACGACGTGGCCGAGATCCCCCGCCGCACCCCGCAGGAGACCGCATGA
- a CDS encoding DeoR/GlpR family DNA-binding transcription regulator has protein sequence MLAAERRDHLLGLLARTGKIVAKDVAAELGISEDSVRRDLRDLAAEGLCQRVYGGALPVSPAVVDYGARQTVAPDGKRKVAAVAAGLVRPGGALILDGGTTALAVARALPGDLACTVITHSPTIAAALLDHPLAELYLLGGRVFKHSAVTCGAAAVEAAQNVSADLCLLGVTGVHPEAGLTTADSEEAAMKRALSARAADTYVLASSEKIGTASRFRVLPWEKVTGVITDADPRHTVVEQLTALGVAVLTAD, from the coding sequence ATGCTGGCCGCCGAACGACGCGATCACCTGCTCGGTCTGCTCGCCCGTACGGGAAAGATCGTCGCCAAGGACGTCGCCGCCGAACTGGGCATCTCCGAGGACAGCGTGCGGCGGGACCTGCGCGACCTCGCCGCCGAGGGACTGTGCCAGCGGGTCTACGGGGGCGCGCTGCCCGTGTCCCCGGCGGTGGTCGACTACGGCGCCCGGCAGACCGTCGCCCCGGACGGAAAACGGAAGGTCGCCGCGGTGGCCGCCGGGCTGGTCCGGCCGGGCGGGGCGCTGATCCTCGACGGCGGCACCACCGCCCTCGCCGTCGCCCGCGCGCTTCCCGGCGATCTCGCGTGCACCGTGATCACCCACAGCCCGACGATCGCCGCGGCCCTGCTCGACCATCCGCTGGCGGAGCTCTACCTGCTCGGAGGCCGCGTCTTCAAGCACTCGGCGGTCACCTGCGGCGCCGCCGCGGTCGAGGCCGCGCAGAACGTCTCCGCGGACCTCTGCCTGCTCGGCGTCACAGGCGTCCATCCCGAGGCGGGACTGACCACGGCGGACTCCGAGGAAGCGGCGATGAAGCGCGCCCTGTCCGCTCGGGCCGCCGACACGTACGTCCTCGCCTCGTCCGAGAAGATCGGCACCGCTTCACGGTTCCGCGTCCTGCCCTGGGAGAAGGTCACCGGGGTCATCACCGACGCCGACCCCCGCCACACCGTCGTCGAACAGCTCACGGCGCTGGGCGTGGCGGTCCTGACGGCCGACTGA
- a CDS encoding TetR/AcrR family transcriptional regulator, giving the protein MPPRRRLTPADRRAQLLAVGALLFSATPYDKVLMEEVAQRAGVSRALLYQHFPSKQALFAAVYQQAADRLLEATRLDPDATLAEQLAQGLDAHLDYFVANRHAVLAANRVLAGDPVIQTIMTNELDALRSRLLGVLPLADADTRAAVSAALKAWLVFVQVLCVDWLTQETCTRTELRDTCIGAVLGALRPLLPADPAPDWPPAAAR; this is encoded by the coding sequence GTGCCGCCCCGTAGACGCCTGACCCCCGCCGACCGACGCGCCCAGCTCCTGGCCGTGGGCGCGCTGCTCTTCTCCGCCACCCCCTACGACAAGGTGCTGATGGAGGAGGTCGCCCAGCGGGCAGGGGTGTCCCGCGCCCTGCTGTACCAGCACTTCCCGAGCAAGCAAGCGCTCTTCGCGGCGGTCTATCAGCAGGCGGCCGACCGGCTCCTGGAGGCGACCCGGCTCGACCCCGACGCCACGCTCGCCGAGCAGCTGGCGCAGGGCCTGGACGCCCATCTCGACTACTTCGTCGCGAACCGCCATGCCGTGCTCGCCGCCAACCGCGTGCTCGCCGGTGACCCGGTCATCCAGACGATCATGACGAACGAACTCGACGCCCTGCGCTCGCGCCTGCTCGGTGTGCTCCCGCTCGCCGACGCGGACACGCGCGCCGCCGTCTCCGCGGCACTGAAGGCCTGGCTCGTCTTCGTCCAGGTCCTGTGCGTGGACTGGCTCACCCAGGAGACCTGCACCCGCACCGAACTCCGCGACACCTGCATCGGTGCCGTGCTGGGTGCCCTGCGGCCCCTGCTCCCCGCCGACCCGGCCCCCGACTGGCCGCCCGCCGCGGCTCGTTGA
- a CDS encoding DUF4345 domain-containing protein: MVRTLRVLAWSMGLACTAIGLFHVVAGNAAIPGEADAGPTVDSLGRFLGAVFAGYGVAWLWAARRDPIPARVVRWLAAVFLLGAVGRLLSLAVHGWPHWFQVALTVIELLLPPVLFLLADADERSSPARRRTAT, from the coding sequence ATGGTCAGGACGCTGCGGGTACTCGCGTGGTCGATGGGACTCGCGTGCACGGCGATCGGGCTGTTCCACGTCGTCGCCGGCAATGCCGCGATTCCGGGAGAGGCCGACGCCGGCCCGACCGTGGACAGCCTGGGCCGGTTCCTCGGCGCGGTCTTCGCCGGCTACGGCGTGGCCTGGCTGTGGGCCGCCCGCCGGGACCCGATTCCGGCGCGCGTGGTCCGGTGGCTCGCCGCGGTGTTCCTGCTGGGCGCCGTGGGACGGCTGCTGTCCCTGGCCGTGCACGGGTGGCCACACTGGTTCCAGGTGGCCCTGACCGTGATCGAACTCCTCCTGCCGCCCGTCCTGTTCCTCCTCGCGGACGCCGACGAGCGGTCGTCCCCCGCGCGCCGGCGCACCGCCACCTAG
- a CDS encoding SDR family oxidoreductase, with amino-acid sequence MTGLCTGRVVIVTGAGRGLGRAHALAFAAEGAKVVVNDLGVGLDGTGGGAGPAQRVVDEIRASGGEAVAHGGDIATVDGAASLVAAALDAFGRLDTLVNNAGFLRDRMLVNLDEDDWDAVMRVHLKGHFLPLKHAVAHWRAEAKAGRTPEARVINTSSGAGLLGSVGQGNYAAAKAGIVGLTLVAAAETARYGVQVNAIAPAARTRMTERTFAETMAAPEGAGFDAMAPENVSPLVVWLGSAASAGVTGRVFEAEAGRITVMEGWRPGPTADKGARWTPAEAGETTLKLLARSEPPHPVYGSR; translated from the coding sequence ATGACAGGACTGTGCACGGGACGCGTCGTGATCGTCACCGGGGCCGGCCGCGGTCTCGGCCGCGCGCACGCGCTCGCCTTCGCCGCCGAGGGGGCCAAGGTCGTCGTCAACGACCTCGGTGTCGGCCTGGACGGCACCGGAGGCGGCGCCGGGCCCGCCCAGCGGGTCGTCGACGAGATCAGGGCGTCGGGCGGCGAGGCGGTCGCCCACGGCGGCGACATCGCCACCGTCGACGGTGCCGCCTCGCTCGTCGCCGCCGCGCTGGACGCGTTCGGCCGCCTCGACACCCTCGTCAACAACGCCGGTTTCCTGCGGGACCGCATGCTGGTCAACCTTGACGAGGACGACTGGGACGCCGTCATGCGCGTCCATCTCAAGGGCCACTTCCTGCCGCTCAAGCATGCCGTCGCGCACTGGCGGGCGGAGGCCAAGGCCGGACGTACGCCCGAGGCGCGGGTGATCAACACCAGCTCCGGGGCGGGCCTCCTCGGCAGCGTCGGCCAGGGCAACTACGCCGCCGCCAAGGCCGGGATCGTCGGCCTCACCCTCGTCGCGGCGGCCGAGACGGCCCGTTACGGCGTCCAGGTCAACGCGATCGCCCCCGCCGCCCGAACCAGGATGACCGAGCGGACCTTCGCCGAGACGATGGCCGCGCCCGAAGGAGCGGGCTTCGACGCCATGGCGCCGGAGAACGTGTCCCCCCTCGTCGTCTGGCTGGGCTCCGCCGCCTCGGCCGGTGTCACCGGCCGCGTCTTCGAGGCCGAGGCCGGCCGGATCACCGTCATGGAGGGCTGGCGGCCCGGGCCGACGGCCGACAAGGGGGCCCGCTGGACCCCTGCGGAGGCCGGCGAGACGACCCTGAAACTCCTCGCCCGGTCGGAGCCGCCGCACCCGGTGTACGGCAGTCGCTGA
- a CDS encoding SDR family oxidoreductase: MAVTIDLSGSVAVVTGGTRGVGAGITRALLEAGAEVVTCARRAPDRPVEAAGRTARFLPVDLRDPAAVTEFFRRVRDDHGRLDVLVNNAGGTPFRTLGDGRAEQHARVVELNLVAPLTASLAAYEVMRHQRGGGTVIMIGSVSGTRPSPGSAAYGAAKAGLDNLARSMAVEWAPSVRVNTVVPGMVRTELSHLHYGDEDGIASVGRTVPLGRLAEPADIGDACVFLASDRAAYISGASLLVHGGGERPAFLDAATADHH; encoded by the coding sequence TTGGCAGTCACCATCGACCTGTCGGGATCCGTCGCCGTCGTCACCGGCGGCACACGGGGCGTCGGCGCCGGGATCACCAGAGCCCTGCTCGAAGCCGGGGCGGAGGTCGTGACCTGTGCGCGGCGGGCCCCCGACCGGCCCGTCGAGGCAGCCGGCCGCACGGCCCGCTTCCTCCCCGTCGACCTGCGCGACCCGGCCGCCGTCACGGAGTTCTTCCGCCGGGTGCGCGACGACCACGGACGGCTGGACGTCCTGGTCAACAACGCCGGAGGAACACCGTTCCGGACGCTCGGCGACGGCCGCGCCGAACAGCACGCCCGGGTCGTCGAGCTGAACCTCGTCGCCCCCTTGACCGCCTCACTCGCCGCGTACGAGGTGATGCGGCATCAGCGCGGGGGAGGAACCGTCATCATGATCGGCAGCGTCAGCGGCACCCGTCCCTCACCGGGCAGCGCGGCCTACGGAGCCGCCAAGGCCGGCCTGGACAACCTCGCCCGGTCCATGGCCGTGGAGTGGGCGCCGTCGGTGCGGGTCAACACCGTCGTCCCCGGCATGGTGCGCACCGAACTGTCCCACCTCCACTACGGCGACGAGGACGGCATCGCCTCCGTCGGCCGCACGGTGCCCCTCGGCCGGCTCGCCGAGCCCGCCGACATCGGCGACGCCTGCGTCTTCCTCGCCTCCGACCGGGCCGCGTACATCAGCGGCGCCAGCCTGCTCGTGCACGGGGGCGGGGAGCGTCCGGCCTTCCTGGACGCGGCAACGGCCGACCACCACTGA
- a CDS encoding enoyl-CoA hydratase family protein encodes MGVSTSAPDKGIAVVTVDFPPVNALPVQGWYDLAAAVRAAGADPEVRCVVLTAEGRGFNAGVDIKEIQRTAGHDALLGANRGCFEAFAAVYDCEVPVVAAVHGFCLGGGIGLVGNADAIVASEDATFGLPELDRGALGAATHLSRLVPQQLMRALYYTSRTVTAEELHRHGSVWQVVPRERLLDAALGLAREIAAKDGQLIRLAKAAINGIDPVDVRRSYRFEQGFTFEANLSGVADRVRDTFGERRGGAVGTEQEEQS; translated from the coding sequence ATGGGTGTCTCCACCTCCGCCCCGGACAAGGGCATCGCCGTCGTCACCGTCGACTTCCCACCGGTCAACGCCCTTCCCGTGCAGGGCTGGTACGACCTGGCCGCCGCGGTACGCGCCGCGGGCGCCGATCCCGAGGTGCGCTGCGTCGTGCTCACCGCGGAGGGCCGCGGCTTCAACGCGGGCGTCGACATCAAGGAGATCCAGCGCACGGCCGGACACGACGCGCTCCTGGGCGCCAACCGCGGCTGCTTCGAGGCCTTCGCCGCCGTCTACGACTGCGAAGTGCCCGTGGTCGCCGCCGTGCACGGCTTCTGCCTCGGCGGCGGGATCGGCCTGGTCGGCAACGCCGACGCGATCGTCGCCTCCGAGGACGCGACCTTCGGCCTGCCCGAGCTGGACCGGGGCGCCCTCGGCGCGGCCACGCACCTGTCCAGGCTCGTCCCGCAGCAGCTGATGCGGGCCCTGTACTACACCTCGCGCACGGTCACCGCCGAGGAACTGCACCGGCACGGCTCGGTCTGGCAGGTCGTCCCGCGCGAACGGCTGCTCGACGCCGCGCTGGGACTCGCGCGGGAGATCGCCGCCAAGGACGGGCAACTGATCCGGCTCGCCAAGGCCGCGATCAACGGCATCGACCCGGTGGACGTCCGGCGCAGCTACCGCTTCGAGCAGGGCTTCACCTTCGAGGCCAATCTCAGCGGCGTGGCCGACCGGGTCCGCGACACGTTCGGCGAGCGCCGGGGCGGCGCCGTCGGCACGGAACAGGAGGAGCAGTCGTGA
- a CDS encoding CoA transferase subunit A, which yields MSRDKTTTAEEVVGRLRSGMTIGIGGWGSRRKPMALVRALLRSDVTDLTVVSYGGPDVGLLAAAGKIRKLVAAFATLDSIPLEPHFGAARQRGAFEMVELDEAMVMWGLTAAVHRLPFMPIRAGLASDVMNVNPELRTVTSPYGDREELVAVPALRLDAALVHVNRADAHGNGQYLGPDPYFDDLFCEAADAAYVSCERIVATSELLKDAGPQSLLVKRAFVDGVVETPNGAHFTSCAPDYDRDEVFQRAYVKAARDPEAWRDFTARFLSGDEDAYQAAVAAFHEEEA from the coding sequence GTGAGCAGGGACAAGACGACGACCGCCGAGGAGGTCGTGGGCCGGCTCCGCAGCGGGATGACCATCGGCATCGGCGGCTGGGGCTCCCGGCGCAAGCCGATGGCGTTGGTGCGGGCGCTGCTGCGGTCCGACGTCACCGATCTGACCGTGGTGTCCTACGGCGGCCCGGACGTCGGGCTGCTGGCCGCCGCCGGGAAGATCCGCAAGCTGGTCGCGGCGTTCGCCACGCTCGACTCGATCCCCCTGGAGCCGCACTTCGGCGCGGCCCGGCAGCGCGGCGCCTTCGAGATGGTGGAGCTGGACGAGGCCATGGTCATGTGGGGGCTGACCGCCGCCGTGCACCGGCTGCCCTTCATGCCCATCCGGGCCGGGCTCGCCTCGGACGTGATGAACGTCAACCCGGAGCTGCGGACCGTCACGTCCCCGTACGGCGACCGCGAGGAACTCGTCGCCGTCCCCGCGCTGCGCCTGGACGCCGCGCTGGTCCACGTCAACCGTGCCGACGCGCACGGCAACGGACAGTACCTGGGCCCCGACCCGTACTTCGACGACCTGTTCTGCGAGGCCGCCGACGCCGCGTACGTCTCCTGCGAGCGGATCGTGGCGACCTCGGAGCTGCTCAAGGACGCGGGGCCCCAGTCGCTGCTGGTCAAGCGCGCGTTCGTCGACGGTGTCGTCGAGACCCCGAACGGCGCCCACTTCACCTCCTGCGCCCCCGACTACGACCGCGACGAGGTCTTCCAGCGCGCCTACGTCAAGGCGGCCCGGGACCCGGAGGCCTGGCGGGACTTCACCGCCCGGTTCCTGTCCGGCGACGAGGACGCCTACCAGGCCGCTGTCGCGGCGTTCCACGAGGAGGAAGCATGA
- a CDS encoding CoA-transferase subunit beta, whose product MSGTGTPSTTATATRAEYCVVACAEAWRDAGEVLASPMGTVPTIGARLARLTFSPDLLLTDGEALLIGDVPAVGAAPGVVEGWLPYRQHLALVATGRRHVMMGASQLDRYGNQNISCVGDWARPKRQLLGVRGAPINTLNNPTSYWVPKHSTRVFVERVDMVSGVGYDRAAAAGPAATRYHRVPEVISDLGVFDFETPDRAMRLRSLHPGVTVEEVLAATGFAPVVPDDVPYTREPTAEELRLIREEIDPKGLRDREVPS is encoded by the coding sequence ATGAGCGGCACCGGCACCCCGTCCACGACGGCGACGGCGACACGGGCGGAGTACTGCGTCGTCGCCTGCGCCGAGGCGTGGCGGGACGCGGGTGAGGTCCTGGCCAGCCCGATGGGCACCGTCCCGACGATCGGCGCCCGCCTCGCCAGGCTCACCTTCTCCCCCGACCTGCTGCTGACCGACGGCGAGGCGTTGCTCATCGGCGACGTGCCCGCCGTCGGCGCCGCGCCCGGGGTGGTGGAGGGCTGGCTCCCGTACCGGCAGCACCTGGCCTTGGTCGCCACCGGGCGCCGGCACGTGATGATGGGCGCGAGCCAGCTCGACCGGTACGGCAACCAGAACATCAGCTGCGTCGGCGACTGGGCGCGCCCGAAGCGCCAGCTCCTCGGCGTGCGGGGCGCGCCGATCAACACCCTCAACAACCCGACCAGTTACTGGGTGCCCAAGCACTCGACGCGCGTCTTCGTCGAGCGGGTCGACATGGTCTCCGGCGTCGGCTACGACCGGGCCGCCGCGGCCGGCCCCGCCGCGACCCGCTACCACCGCGTCCCGGAGGTCATCAGCGACCTGGGCGTCTTCGACTTCGAGACCCCGGACCGCGCCATGCGGCTGCGCTCGCTGCACCCCGGCGTCACCGTCGAGGAGGTCCTGGCGGCCACCGGTTTCGCACCGGTCGTCCCCGACGACGTGCCGTACACCCGCGAGCCCACCGCCGAGGAACTGCGCCTGATCCGCGAGGAGATCGACCCGAAGGGGCTGCGCGACCGTGAGGTCCCCTCATGA
- a CDS encoding NAD(P)H-dependent flavin oxidoreductase produces MSDLTITTRFTELVGVRHPVVQTGMGWVAGPRLVSATANAGALGILASATMSLDGLRSAVREVKSRTDAPFGVNLRADAGDAAERVRLIVEEGVRVASFALAPSRELIGRLKDAGVVVIPSIGARRHAEKVAAWGADAVIVQGGEGGGHTGSVATSVLLPQVVDAVDIPVVAAGGFHDGRGLVAALAYGATGIAMGTRFLLTSDSTVPDAVKARYLAAAVTDVIVTTQVDGLPHRMLRTELVDALERSGRAAALLRAVRHAAAFRRETGMSWAEMVRDGLAMRHGKDLAWSQILLAANTPMLLKASMVEGRTDLGVMASGQVAGLIDDLPSCAELLDRLMAEARATLHGLPGAA; encoded by the coding sequence ATGAGCGACCTCACGATCACCACCCGCTTCACCGAACTCGTCGGGGTGCGGCACCCCGTCGTACAGACCGGCATGGGGTGGGTGGCCGGTCCCCGGCTGGTCTCGGCGACCGCGAACGCCGGCGCGCTCGGCATCCTGGCGTCGGCGACGATGAGCCTCGACGGGCTCCGCTCCGCGGTACGCGAGGTCAAGTCCCGCACGGACGCGCCCTTCGGCGTGAATCTGCGGGCCGACGCCGGGGACGCGGCCGAGCGGGTGCGCCTCATCGTCGAGGAGGGCGTGCGGGTCGCCTCGTTCGCGCTCGCCCCGTCCCGCGAGCTGATCGGGCGGCTCAAGGACGCGGGGGTCGTCGTCATCCCCTCCATCGGCGCCAGACGACACGCCGAGAAGGTCGCGGCGTGGGGTGCCGACGCGGTCATCGTGCAGGGCGGGGAGGGCGGCGGCCACACCGGCAGCGTGGCCACCTCCGTACTGCTCCCCCAGGTCGTGGATGCCGTGGACATCCCGGTCGTCGCGGCCGGCGGCTTCCACGACGGGCGCGGCCTGGTCGCGGCGCTGGCCTACGGCGCGACCGGGATCGCCATGGGCACGCGCTTCCTGCTGACCTCGGACAGCACGGTCCCGGACGCGGTGAAGGCCCGGTACCTGGCCGCGGCGGTCACGGACGTCATCGTCACCACGCAGGTGGACGGGCTGCCGCACCGGATGCTGCGCACGGAGCTGGTCGACGCGCTGGAGCGCTCGGGCCGGGCGGCCGCGCTGCTGCGGGCGGTCCGGCACGCCGCGGCCTTCCGGCGCGAGACCGGCATGAGCTGGGCGGAGATGGTCCGCGACGGGCTGGCGATGCGGCACGGCAAGGACCTGGCGTGGAGCCAGATCCTGCTGGCCGCCAACACGCCGATGCTGCTGAAGGCGTCCATGGTCGAGGGCCGTACCGATCTGGGCGTGATGGCCTCCGGGCAGGTCGCGGGGCTGATCGACGACCTGCCGTCCTGCGCCGAACTCCTCGACCGCCTCATGGCCGAGGCGCGCGCCACGCTCCACGGCCTGCCCGGGGCGGCCTGA
- a CDS encoding acetyl-CoA C-acetyltransferase, whose amino-acid sequence MAEAYIVEAVRTPVGRRNGGLSAVHPADLGAHVLKALMERSGADPAAVEDVVFGCLDTVGPQAGDIARTSWLAAGLPEEVPGTTVDRQCGSSQQALHFAAQGVLSGTQDLVVAGGVQNMSQIPIAFASRQAAEPLGLTEGPYAGSAGWRARYGDQPVNQFHGAELIATKWDITRRAMEEFALRSHQRAARAIDEGRFDREIVPYGEVTADEGPRRDTTLEKMAGLKPVIEGGRLTAAVSSQVSDGASAMLIASERAVREHGLTPRARVHHLSVRGEDPIRMLSAPIPATAYALKKAGMTLDDIDLVEINEAFAPVVLAWLKETGADPEKVNVNGGAIALGHPLGATGTKLMTTLLHELERTGGRYGLQTMCEGGGQANVTIIERL is encoded by the coding sequence ATGGCCGAGGCATACATCGTCGAAGCGGTACGGACCCCGGTCGGCAGGCGGAACGGCGGACTCTCCGCCGTCCACCCGGCCGATCTCGGAGCGCACGTGCTCAAGGCGCTCATGGAGCGCTCGGGCGCCGACCCCGCCGCCGTCGAGGACGTCGTCTTCGGCTGCCTGGACACCGTCGGCCCGCAGGCCGGCGACATCGCCCGCACCAGCTGGCTGGCCGCCGGACTGCCCGAGGAGGTCCCCGGGACGACCGTGGACCGGCAGTGCGGCTCCTCCCAGCAGGCCCTGCACTTCGCCGCACAGGGCGTCCTGTCCGGCACCCAGGACCTGGTGGTCGCCGGCGGCGTGCAGAACATGTCGCAGATCCCCATCGCCTTCGCCAGCCGCCAGGCCGCCGAACCGCTCGGCCTCACCGAAGGCCCGTACGCCGGATCCGCGGGCTGGCGCGCCCGCTACGGCGACCAGCCGGTCAACCAGTTCCACGGCGCCGAGCTGATCGCCACCAAGTGGGACATCACCCGCCGCGCCATGGAGGAGTTCGCCCTGCGCTCCCACCAGCGGGCCGCCCGGGCCATCGACGAGGGCCGCTTCGACCGGGAGATCGTCCCGTACGGGGAGGTCACCGCCGACGAGGGCCCGCGCCGCGACACCACCCTGGAGAAGATGGCCGGCCTGAAGCCGGTGATCGAGGGCGGCCGGCTGACCGCCGCCGTCTCCTCCCAGGTCTCCGACGGGGCCTCGGCGATGCTGATCGCCTCGGAACGCGCCGTACGGGAACACGGACTGACCCCGCGCGCCCGGGTCCACCACCTGTCCGTACGGGGCGAGGACCCGATCCGCATGCTGTCCGCACCCATCCCGGCGACGGCGTACGCGCTGAAGAAGGCCGGGATGACGCTCGACGACATCGACCTGGTGGAGATCAACGAGGCCTTCGCCCCGGTCGTCCTGGCCTGGCTGAAGGAGACCGGCGCCGACCCGGAGAAGGTCAACGTCAACGGCGGCGCCATCGCCCTCGGTCACCCGCTCGGCGCGACCGGCACCAAGCTGATGACGACCCTGCTGCACGAACTGGAGCGCACGGGCGGCCGCTACGGCCTCCAGACCATGTGCGAGGGCGGCGGACAGGCGAACGTGACGATCATCGAACGGCTCTGA
- a CDS encoding TetR/AcrR family transcriptional regulator — protein MRPAPERRREILDTAAEVFAAQGYDATTVRRIADAAGLLAGSLYYHFDSKESMLDEILRAFLDDLWARYDAVLAAEAGPRETLEALVTESFREIDRHRAAVAIYQKESRHLREQPRFGYLAGSQRRFEEAWLRTLERGVAAGVFRADLDVRLTYRFVRDTVWVAASWYRPGGRHSPEEIARQYLSMVLEGVALRDGHRTHERRTNKE, from the coding sequence GTGAGACCGGCGCCGGAGCGGCGCCGCGAGATCCTGGACACGGCGGCCGAGGTGTTCGCCGCCCAGGGGTACGACGCCACGACCGTCCGCCGCATCGCCGACGCGGCCGGCCTGCTCGCGGGCAGCCTCTACTACCACTTCGACTCCAAGGAGTCGATGCTCGACGAGATCCTCCGCGCCTTCCTGGACGACCTGTGGGCCCGGTACGACGCCGTGCTCGCCGCGGAGGCCGGCCCCCGGGAGACCCTGGAGGCCCTCGTCACCGAATCGTTCCGGGAGATCGACCGGCACCGCGCCGCCGTCGCCATCTACCAGAAGGAGTCCAGGCACCTGCGGGAGCAGCCGCGCTTCGGCTATCTCGCGGGCTCCCAGCGGAGGTTCGAGGAGGCCTGGCTCAGGACCCTGGAGCGCGGCGTGGCCGCCGGGGTCTTCCGCGCGGACCTCGACGTCCGGCTCACCTACCGCTTCGTGCGCGACACCGTCTGGGTCGCCGCGTCCTGGTACCGGCCGGGCGGACGGCACAGCCCGGAGGAGATCGCCCGCCAGTACCTGTCGATGGTGCTGGAGGGCGTCGCTCTCCGTGACGGACATCGGACGCACGAACGACGTACGAACAAGGAGTGA
- a CDS encoding SDR family oxidoreductase encodes MTGTPPPYVPGHGLLAGRGAVVTAAAGAGIGGATARRLLEEGARVVISDAHARRLKESEAELAAEFGPDRVAALPCDVTDESQVAALFDLAVEHHGRLDIVVNNAGLGGTADLVDMADEQWDKVLDVTLNGTFRCTRAALRRMKAAGAGGVVVNNASVVGWRAQKGQAHYAAAKAGVMALTRCAALEAAEYGVRVNAVSPSLAMHPHLVKVTTPELLEELTAREAFGRYAEPWEVANVIVFLASGYSSYLTGEVLSVSSQHP; translated from the coding sequence ATGACCGGCACACCACCCCCCTACGTGCCGGGCCACGGTCTGCTCGCCGGCCGCGGCGCCGTCGTCACCGCCGCAGCGGGCGCCGGCATCGGGGGCGCGACCGCCCGACGGCTCCTGGAGGAAGGCGCCCGGGTCGTCATCTCCGACGCCCACGCCCGCAGACTGAAGGAGTCCGAGGCCGAGCTGGCCGCGGAGTTCGGCCCCGACCGCGTCGCCGCCCTGCCCTGCGACGTCACCGACGAGAGCCAGGTCGCCGCGCTGTTCGACCTCGCCGTGGAGCACCACGGACGCCTCGACATCGTCGTCAACAACGCGGGCCTCGGCGGCACCGCCGACCTCGTCGACATGGCCGACGAGCAGTGGGACAAGGTCCTCGACGTCACCCTGAACGGCACCTTCCGCTGCACCCGCGCCGCACTGCGCCGGATGAAGGCCGCGGGCGCCGGGGGCGTCGTCGTCAACAACGCCTCGGTGGTCGGCTGGCGGGCGCAGAAGGGCCAGGCCCACTACGCCGCCGCCAAGGCCGGCGTGATGGCCCTCACCCGCTGCGCCGCCCTGGAGGCCGCCGAGTACGGCGTACGGGTCAACGCCGTCTCCCCGAGCCTGGCCATGCACCCGCACCTCGTGAAGGTCACCACCCCCGAGCTCCTGGAGGAACTGACCGCCCGCGAGGCCTTCGGGCGCTACGCCGAGCCGTGGGAGGTGGCCAACGTGATCGTCTTCCTGGCCAGCGGGTACTCCTCGTACCTGACGGGGGAGGTCCTCTCCGTGAGCAGCCAGCACCCGTGA